The Arachis ipaensis cultivar K30076 chromosome B07, Araip1.1, whole genome shotgun sequence genomic interval TAAATTTTTGTGCCaacttctccttttgattttagTAAGATTATCCAAGTAAATctactaaaatcatcaataatagttaaaaaatatttgtgCCCATGTATTTATATTTTGGAAAAATTCTCCCAAATGTCTAAATGTATTAATTCAAAAGGTTTGGATGCATTATTTGTACTCAAAGGAAAAGACAATCGCTTTTGTTTTGCCATATGACAGACATCACAAAATTCATTGACATGTGGATTAATAAAAGGAAATTGATGGTGGAGTTCTCTTAATCTTTGGTCCGAGAGGTGGCCTAGCCTACAATGCCATACATTGCTATCTATGATTGGGGTTGTGATGAAGTTGTTAACATTGGCCAAGTTGGTGGAATGTTGGTCCTAATGGGTTTTTGTGGTTGCAACTTGTCGGCTAGGTAGTCATCTTTAAGGACTTCGCATCCTATATTTGGCAGAAAAATTCAGAAAAGAGCAATTGACATGAGAGAGTTGTGATTAGTTTAGAGATAGATAAAATATTGAAGGTGAAACCAGGAATATATAAAATGTTGTGCAAAGTTAGGTGTGGTGAGAAATTTATTGACCCACAATAGTGTGCAGTGATAATGGAATTATTTGGAAGGTAAACATGTATCGGGTTGATCTTGTGGTGTATTTGAAAATATGATAATGAAGAACAGATGTGGTCAGTGGCTCCTGAATCTAGTATCCATTTGCCACTGTTGTGTGAGCTTATAGGTGTGTTAGGTGATAAATGGGATGAGAAATGAAAAGAACAATATGCAGTGTTTGTATGCATAACAGTGATACCAGACTTGGCCTCAGATGGCCCATGTTGACTTGGTGGTGTGGGTTTGTCTGCAAACTGCTGTCCATGAACATTGTGGAGAAGAGCTAAGAGAGATTGATATTGGGCTTGTGACAAACTAGGCCCAGAAGTTGGATAGGTCTCTTCTTTGCTTGATCTGGTTCTGCTGAGTTGTTGTTGATGTGAGCAATTAGGGTTGGCGGCAGCAGCATTAGTGTAGGAGGCGGTGGAGTTGCTGCGATCATTGAACCGAGGACGGCCGGGGTAGCGTGGGTGGCCAGGTGGATAGCCGTGCTTGTCGTAGCACTCGTCGACGGTGTGGCCGGTTCCCCCACAGTAGACGCATACTTTTTCAGCTCCACTGCATCCACCATTGGTGATGCGTCCGCGGCCGCGCCCGGGATTTAGGCGCCGTTGTGGTGTGATGACGGCGTTGGTGAGGGAGATGGGCTCGTCGAGAACACTACCGCCTCCTTGGAGTTGGCGTTCGTGTTGAATCACCATGTTGAAGACTTTGCTTTCCGGTGGAAGGGGGTCAATGAGCAAGATTTGGGATCGGACGACAGTGAAGCGGTTGTCTAGGCCTTTGAGGAACCGAATGATGAAGTTTTAGTCGTGGTAAGATCGTGCCGGGCATATGCAGGGTTTGACGGGGCGGTAAGTGTCGTGCTCTTCCCATAGTGCTCGGAGGGCGGTGTGGTATTGAGTGACGGAGAGAGATCCTTGCTTGAGGCCATAAATCTGTTCTTGTAGCTCAGCAACACGGAGCAAGTCTCCTTGTGAGAATCTGTTGCGAAGATCTTCCCAAATTGCTTCTGCATAGTCGAAATAAATGACGCTCTGAGCAATGGGCGCTGAGAGGGAATTGAAAATCCAAGAGGAGACCAATGTGTTGCATCTACGCCAGGAAGGGAAGAGTGGGTCATCGGTGGCTGGAGTTGGGATGGTTCCATCCAGAAAACCTATCTTGTTCTTTGAGATAAGTGCAATGGAGAAAGCACGAGACCATTGATGGTAGTTGTCGCCGGTGAGTGGCGGAGAGACGAGGACAGTAGATGGTGTTTCACTTGGGTGAATATAGTATGGACTGGATGGTGATTGGGTAACGTCAATTTTTTCTTGGTTATTTTGAGACATGGTGTGGATGTGCAGCAGGCCCCTATTGGAGCTCTAATACCATCAAAGACAAAACactaaaagtgcagaaaaatagaGAGAGCAAAAGACAATGACTAATGAGTGAAAAGAATGTTATATTCTTCTTGTATTACAAATGAGAATGGTAGCTATATATATACAATAGGGTTGAAACTACAGCTCATTATTGAATGGTGAAACTTGGGTAATTCTATGATTGGCAACATCTTTTCTATACAGCAAGGCAAAAAAGATGTTTCTAGAATTATGGTGGTACAGTTTCTAATAAGGGTGGAATTGTGCTGCTGAGTTGTATGTTGGTTTTGGGTGATTCTTTCTTTTTGTCTTGTACTGGCTTTGTGGTGTGGTTTGTTAATACCCACATCAACTTATCCATTCATATCATAAAAACTAATCATTTAACACATTTAATCACTTCAACTTACCCTATAGTtccctagcctaagttttcacaaaaccttatatattaaacgcgcgaaacctaaaccataccttggccgatcaccaCGTTTAGTCCAAGGCAACCTCACAAGTTACACATACAGCCCCTCTAGCTTGGGAAATCCACCAAAATCTTAGCACCAATCTTCCACCAAGCCTCCAATGTTCACAATTCAATTCCAATGCATATATATCTACTTAATTCACACCTAATACACATGTACACTTCAATTTcagatttcacataataaattcaAGATTTGACTAAGGTTTAGGTGATCCTTACCGCACTCACACTCACAGCAACTCAACCGGATAAGCTCCGCAAGCTAAATCGATCCTAGAACACCAAATTGAACAATTT includes:
- the LOC107606575 gene encoding uncharacterized protein LOC107606575, which codes for MSQNNQEKIDVTQSPSSPYYIHPSETPSTVLVSPPLTGDNYHQWSRAFSIALISKNKIGFLDGTIPTPATDDPLFPSWRRCNTLVSSWIFNSLSAPIAQSVIYFDYAEAIWEDLRNRFSQGDLLRVAELQEQIYGLKQGSLSVTQYHTALRALWEEHDTYRPVKPCICPARSYHD